In a single window of the Renibacterium salmoninarum ATCC 33209 genome:
- a CDS encoding HTH domain-containing protein: MRTPTAEVLPKGLSPDTLAAVVGLLRDASGPVSAQEVTEALGISRVTARRYLEYRADRGSARRTPRYGTPGRPENEYSWV; the protein is encoded by the coding sequence TTGCGCACGCCGACTGCCGAGGTGCTGCCCAAGGGGCTCTCCCCCGATACCCTGGCCGCCGTCGTCGGTCTGCTCCGCGACGCCAGCGGACCAGTTTCTGCTCAAGAAGTCACCGAAGCGCTAGGGATTTCGCGGGTAACGGCTCGGCGCTATTTGGAATACCGAGCTGACCGCGGGTCAGCTCGGCGCACACCACGCTACGGCACCCCTGGTCGGCCCGAGAATGAGTACTCCTGGGTCTAG
- a CDS encoding MFS transporter, whose protein sequence is MRTQTTEQPTKGAPQSLGQAWLALAGLSTVFLFEMLDNSILNVALPTIGRELNASTTALQWVTGSYSVVFGGLMLAFGAIADRFGRRRIMLIVLVLLGLSSLATAFVSTSEQLIAVRVLMGIAAAMTTPGSMALAFRLFKNDDLRVRSLTLISTVGLIGLAIGPTAGGLVLAVAPWQVLLLINVPIALLAIIGVRAGIAADEPAELHRDPVDVAGALLGTLTIVLALIAPTMFVNEGTGSWIPWTTTAAALCAACLFVLRERSARYPLLDLKLIARPLVSSGLAFKAATGLAMSGLSYLVTLQLQLEWGWPPAAAALGMLPQVVVLIAGGTFVSPFVRWAGLNRAAWLSVTSVVVGLAVYALLGGFSYLWIAVALVLVAAGLRVNGVVAATNVLKGLPENRTTIGVALVDTSSEVATGVGIAATGTILAAMFTGSITVMNWTAQQAVQFREGVTIAASTITLVAAVLVTLGFLRTRGLADQADADQPDADQSDEKSPADAAS, encoded by the coding sequence ATGCGCACCCAAACTACCGAGCAGCCCACCAAGGGCGCTCCACAGTCGTTAGGCCAAGCCTGGTTGGCCCTAGCCGGACTGTCCACCGTGTTCTTGTTCGAAATGTTAGACAACTCGATTTTGAATGTTGCCCTACCCACCATTGGCCGCGAACTGAATGCTTCGACCACGGCCTTGCAGTGGGTAACTGGCTCTTACTCAGTCGTGTTTGGCGGCCTTATGCTGGCCTTTGGCGCCATCGCTGATCGGTTCGGTCGGCGACGCATTATGTTGATCGTCCTGGTCTTGCTGGGCTTATCCAGCTTGGCCACCGCGTTCGTGAGTACTTCCGAGCAACTTATCGCGGTGCGAGTACTGATGGGCATCGCCGCCGCAATGACCACACCCGGTTCGATGGCTTTAGCCTTCAGACTCTTCAAGAACGACGATCTGCGCGTTCGTTCCTTGACGCTCATCTCGACAGTCGGATTGATCGGACTCGCTATCGGGCCGACGGCGGGCGGCCTTGTGCTGGCCGTCGCACCCTGGCAAGTACTGCTGCTGATCAACGTTCCGATAGCGCTACTAGCTATCATCGGCGTCCGCGCAGGTATCGCAGCCGACGAGCCCGCAGAGTTGCACCGAGATCCGGTAGATGTTGCCGGCGCCTTGCTCGGTACCCTGACAATCGTGCTTGCCCTGATCGCGCCCACAATGTTCGTCAACGAAGGCACCGGCTCCTGGATCCCCTGGACCACAACAGCCGCAGCGCTTTGCGCAGCCTGCCTCTTCGTCTTACGCGAGCGATCAGCACGCTACCCGCTACTGGACCTGAAACTCATCGCCCGGCCGCTGGTATCGAGTGGTCTTGCCTTCAAAGCAGCAACCGGCCTGGCCATGTCTGGTCTGAGCTACCTAGTCACCTTGCAGTTGCAGCTCGAATGGGGCTGGCCACCAGCCGCCGCTGCCCTCGGCATGCTCCCGCAAGTCGTAGTACTCATTGCCGGCGGAACTTTCGTCAGCCCGTTCGTCCGCTGGGCCGGCCTCAACCGGGCCGCGTGGCTCAGCGTCACCTCGGTCGTCGTCGGCCTTGCTGTTTACGCTTTGCTAGGCGGATTCAGCTACCTGTGGATCGCCGTCGCACTGGTACTCGTGGCTGCCGGACTGCGCGTCAACGGCGTAGTCGCAGCCACCAATGTGCTCAAAGGTTTACCTGAAAATCGCACCACGATTGGTGTGGCACTGGTGGATACATCCAGTGAAGTCGCCACCGGTGTTGGCATTGCTGCCACCGGCACGATCCTCGCGGCCATGTTCACCGGCAGTATCACGGTGATGAACTGGACCGCGCAGCAAGCCGTGCAGTTCCGAGAAGGCGTCACTATTGCCGCTAGCACCATCACCCTAGTCGCTGCCGTTCTGGTCACGCTGGGCTTCCTCCGCACTCGCGGCCTTGCCGATCAAGCCGATGCCGACCAGCCCGATGCCGATCAGTCCGACGAAAAATCGCCTGCTGACGCTGCGAGCTGA
- a CDS encoding histidine phosphatase family protein, with the protein MRLILIRHGQTESNVHRLLDTAMPGPGLTELGQQQAAGLVSALAEQPLDAIYSSIATRAQQTAAPLAANRELVPIIREGAREIAAGDLEMSAEMASVMAYLKVVSAWLQGDREVRMAGADTGTEVLSRFDAVVQEALEAGHNSAAIVSHGAMIRTWTACRAVNIDQRTPEKYDLSNTGVVVLEDGTGDPERPWTVTSWAGEPAGGAQLADPLHDGPNVGSWTAESR; encoded by the coding sequence ATGCGTCTCATTCTCATCCGGCACGGTCAGACCGAGTCCAACGTCCACCGTTTACTCGATACGGCGATGCCTGGACCAGGGCTAACTGAGTTAGGGCAGCAACAGGCTGCAGGCTTAGTCTCGGCGCTCGCCGAGCAACCTTTGGACGCGATCTACAGCTCGATTGCCACCCGAGCGCAGCAAACAGCAGCTCCGCTGGCCGCCAATCGTGAATTGGTGCCGATTATTCGGGAGGGCGCGCGCGAGATCGCCGCCGGAGACCTAGAGATGTCGGCCGAAATGGCCTCGGTAATGGCCTACCTGAAAGTGGTTTCGGCCTGGTTGCAAGGTGATCGCGAAGTCCGGATGGCGGGGGCGGACACCGGAACTGAAGTGTTGAGCAGGTTCGACGCCGTGGTGCAAGAAGCGCTCGAAGCGGGCCACAATAGCGCGGCGATTGTCAGCCACGGGGCGATGATTCGAACCTGGACGGCATGCCGGGCGGTCAACATCGATCAGCGCACACCTGAGAAATATGACTTGAGTAATACCGGCGTCGTCGTTTTGGAAGACGGCACCGGAGATCCGGAGCGGCCATGGACGGTGACCAGCTGGGCAGGCGAACCTGCTGGCGGCGCCCAATTAGCTGATCCCTTGCACGATGGGCCAAATGTTGGATCTTGGACAGCAGAATCTCGCTGA
- a CDS encoding APC family permease: MRLMRTKSVEQSIADSTEPGRTLKRSLSTWDLMIMGVAVAVGAGIFSVGAKAAAHNAGPAVTVSFVLAAVTCALAIMCYAEFATAMPVTGSAYVFTYATMGELLAWIIGWNLILELLMAGAVIAKYWGVYLSNFLTAINLPLPAEVSIFGLPLYWGPLVVVAIFTVVLVLGTKLSARVNNVVTVIKIAIVLFVIVVGLFYVKAQNYTPFVPPSQPAPDSGTSWVTQPFLSFLSGSTPEMYGFTGVISGAALVFLSFIGFDVVATSAEEVKNPKKTLPRGIFVGLAVVTVLYILVTLTVTGMVPYTDLAKAKDPSLASAFQLVGADWAVVVIALGSLIGLTTVIMVLLMGLARVSMAMSRDGLLPRALSRTSEKRSTPARTQIICGAIVAALAGFTPIELLGEMINIGTLSAFVMVSLGIIVLRRKRPDLKPAFRVPLGPVIPIISAVLCIYLMFNLATETWIFFGIWVVIGLVIYFSYGQWNSRLGRQEKQSSEKVAAGK; this comes from the coding sequence ATGAGATTGATGCGCACCAAGTCGGTGGAGCAGTCCATCGCGGACTCAACAGAACCGGGCCGGACCCTCAAACGGTCACTTAGCACCTGGGATCTGATGATCATGGGCGTAGCAGTGGCCGTTGGTGCGGGTATTTTCTCGGTGGGCGCCAAGGCGGCTGCGCACAATGCTGGCCCCGCGGTAACGGTTTCATTTGTCTTGGCAGCAGTTACTTGTGCCCTGGCCATTATGTGTTACGCCGAATTTGCCACCGCGATGCCGGTGACCGGTAGTGCTTACGTCTTCACTTACGCCACGATGGGTGAGCTTTTGGCCTGGATCATCGGCTGGAACCTGATCCTTGAGTTGTTGATGGCTGGCGCGGTGATTGCTAAATATTGGGGCGTCTATCTATCGAACTTCCTGACCGCGATCAACCTTCCGCTGCCCGCAGAGGTCTCAATATTCGGGCTACCGCTTTATTGGGGCCCGCTCGTCGTGGTGGCAATTTTCACCGTGGTTTTGGTGTTGGGCACTAAGCTCTCGGCCCGCGTCAACAACGTGGTGACCGTGATCAAAATTGCGATCGTGCTTTTCGTCATTGTTGTTGGACTTTTCTACGTCAAAGCTCAGAACTACACGCCGTTTGTGCCGCCAAGCCAGCCAGCTCCGGACAGCGGGACAAGCTGGGTAACGCAGCCCTTCCTCTCCTTCCTTTCCGGTTCAACGCCGGAAATGTACGGCTTCACCGGGGTGATCTCCGGTGCCGCATTAGTCTTCCTCTCATTCATTGGCTTCGACGTCGTCGCCACCAGTGCCGAAGAGGTCAAGAACCCCAAGAAAACCTTGCCGCGTGGCATTTTTGTCGGCTTAGCCGTGGTGACCGTCTTGTATATTTTGGTCACGCTGACCGTCACCGGTATGGTGCCGTACACCGATCTGGCTAAAGCTAAGGACCCCTCGCTGGCTTCTGCATTCCAGTTAGTTGGTGCGGACTGGGCAGTTGTGGTGATTGCCTTGGGCTCGCTGATCGGTCTCACCACGGTGATTATGGTGCTTTTGATGGGCCTTGCACGAGTCTCGATGGCGATGAGTCGAGACGGCTTACTGCCGCGGGCTCTTTCTCGTACTTCAGAGAAGCGCTCAACCCCGGCACGTACCCAGATCATCTGCGGAGCCATTGTCGCCGCTCTTGCCGGTTTTACGCCCATTGAGCTACTCGGTGAAATGATCAACATTGGCACCTTGTCCGCTTTCGTCATGGTCAGCTTGGGAATTATCGTTTTGCGCCGTAAGCGTCCAGACCTCAAGCCGGCGTTCCGAGTTCCGCTTGGTCCGGTGATCCCGATCATTTCCGCAGTGTTGTGCATTTACTTGATGTTCAACTTGGCCACTGAAACCTGGATTTTCTTTGGTATTTGGGTGGTTATCGGATTGGTCATCTACTTCAGCTACGGGCAGTGGAATTCTAGACTTGGTCGTCAAGAGAAACAATCCAGTGAAAAAGTTGCCGCAGGTAAGTAG
- a CDS encoding catalase has translation MTVNSTTQSGAPVQSDAHSQSVGQDGAIALTDHYLVEKLAQFNRERVPERVVHAKGGGAFGTFVTKEDVSKYTKAALFQPGAETEMLIRFSSVAGEQGSPDTWRDPRGFAIKFYTSEGNYDLVGNNTPVFFIRDGIKFPDFIHSQKRLPGSNLRDADMQWDFWTLSPESAHQVTWLMGDRGLPLSWRKMQGYSSHTYQWINAEGERFWVKYHFHTNQGVEGMSNEQAAELAGSDGDHHIRDLYESIDTGDFPSWELHVQVMPYEDAKDYRFNPFDLTKVWPKADYPLIHVGTMTLNKNPENYFAQIEQATFAPSNFVPGIAASPDKMLQARIFSYADAHRYRVGTNHAQIPVNAPKNEVHNYSQNGAGRYTFNSAATPNYAPNSKNGAAADETQFQAGGWENDGALTIAAARLHSEDSDFGQAGTLYREVYDDGAKARFLETITGAVGGVQDADIKERAIQYWTNVDSDLGAKLRANLGAGDKGSADGAVQQGGLTGEHDGAQ, from the coding sequence ATGACCGTCAATTCAACGACCCAGTCCGGCGCCCCCGTTCAGTCCGACGCGCATTCACAGAGCGTCGGCCAGGATGGCGCCATCGCGCTGACCGACCACTATTTGGTCGAGAAGCTAGCCCAGTTCAACCGTGAGCGAGTCCCGGAGCGCGTAGTGCACGCCAAGGGTGGCGGCGCATTCGGTACTTTCGTTACCAAAGAGGACGTCTCAAAATACACCAAGGCTGCGCTCTTCCAGCCCGGTGCTGAGACTGAAATGCTGATCCGTTTCTCCTCGGTTGCCGGCGAGCAGGGCTCCCCTGACACCTGGCGTGACCCGCGTGGCTTCGCGATCAAGTTCTACACCAGCGAAGGCAACTACGACCTAGTCGGAAATAACACCCCGGTGTTCTTCATCCGCGACGGCATCAAGTTCCCCGACTTCATCCACTCGCAGAAGCGCTTGCCTGGCTCAAACCTGCGCGATGCCGATATGCAGTGGGACTTCTGGACGCTCTCTCCCGAGTCCGCACACCAGGTGACCTGGTTGATGGGCGATCGCGGTTTGCCGTTGTCCTGGCGCAAGATGCAGGGCTACTCCTCGCACACCTACCAGTGGATCAATGCCGAGGGCGAGCGTTTCTGGGTCAAGTACCACTTCCACACGAACCAGGGTGTTGAGGGCATGTCCAACGAGCAGGCAGCTGAGTTGGCTGGCTCGGATGGCGATCACCACATTCGCGACCTTTACGAGTCAATCGACACCGGCGACTTCCCGTCCTGGGAACTGCACGTGCAGGTTATGCCTTACGAGGATGCCAAAGACTACCGGTTCAACCCCTTCGACCTGACCAAGGTCTGGCCCAAGGCTGATTACCCGTTGATTCACGTTGGCACCATGACGTTGAACAAGAACCCGGAAAACTACTTTGCGCAGATCGAGCAGGCCACCTTTGCGCCGTCGAACTTTGTGCCGGGTATTGCTGCTTCGCCGGACAAGATGCTGCAGGCCCGCATCTTCTCCTACGCGGATGCACACCGTTACCGGGTGGGAACCAACCACGCGCAGATTCCGGTGAACGCCCCGAAGAACGAGGTGCACAACTACTCGCAAAATGGTGCGGGCCGTTACACCTTCAACTCGGCCGCTACGCCGAATTACGCGCCCAACTCCAAGAATGGTGCGGCAGCTGATGAGACTCAGTTCCAGGCTGGCGGCTGGGAGAACGACGGCGCGCTAACCATTGCTGCGGCACGCCTACACTCCGAAGACAGTGACTTCGGCCAGGCCGGCACTTTATACCGCGAGGTTTACGACGACGGCGCAAAGGCCCGCTTCTTGGAGACCATCACCGGCGCAGTCGGCGGCGTGCAGGATGCTGACATCAAGGAACGCGCTATCCAGTACTGGACCAACGTTGACTCTGACTTAGGTGCCAAGTTGCGCGCGAACTTGGGTGCTGGCGACAAAGGCTCGGCCGACGGCGCAGTCCAGCAGGGCGGCCTCACGGGCGAGCACGACGGCGCCCAGTAA
- a CDS encoding serine hydrolase domain-containing protein, whose amino-acid sequence MTQGFVTDGYQPLADAFDSLFTDGLDDGASLAVYRDGKAVLDLWGGEDPHDGSPWLKDSVSSGFSTTKAAATICLLRLVERGLIDLDAPVATYWPEFTAAGKAGITVRQVSQHRSALPYLDAPVEDFFTPGKAEQEIAAQAPAYAVNSFFNYHAITFGTLVGEIVHRVSGKPVGEFFADEIATPLGLEFWIGQPTSVEGQFRRSSYPPLTLPAKVSAELLAQLPPATVAAVRTAEQLYELIPADSRESVANSVQFRSAQLAGASGVTNGRALARMYAAVIGEVDGIRLLSAETVEAARTYATDDIDKAPLPDGTVQSKPRWGIGFHLDDVASPMLGPGSFGHAGMGGRLGFAHPESGIGFGYVSQRMVLNPSPLPVLEERMRRLTEALREVI is encoded by the coding sequence ATGACTCAAGGATTCGTTACTGACGGATATCAGCCACTTGCTGACGCTTTCGATTCGCTTTTCACTGACGGGCTCGACGATGGAGCCTCGCTGGCCGTCTATCGGGACGGAAAAGCTGTCCTGGATCTTTGGGGAGGAGAAGATCCGCACGATGGCTCACCGTGGTTAAAGGACAGCGTAAGCTCGGGCTTTTCCACCACAAAGGCGGCAGCAACGATTTGCTTACTGCGCTTGGTAGAACGTGGTTTGATCGATCTCGACGCACCCGTTGCTACCTATTGGCCAGAGTTTACGGCCGCAGGAAAAGCCGGTATTACGGTGCGTCAGGTCTCGCAGCACCGCAGCGCTTTGCCGTATTTAGATGCGCCGGTGGAAGATTTTTTCACACCTGGCAAAGCTGAGCAGGAGATTGCCGCGCAGGCTCCGGCCTATGCAGTGAATTCTTTTTTCAACTACCATGCGATTACGTTTGGGACGCTGGTAGGCGAAATCGTTCATCGCGTCTCGGGCAAGCCCGTAGGGGAGTTCTTTGCTGATGAAATTGCAACGCCGCTGGGACTTGAATTCTGGATTGGCCAACCAACATCGGTCGAAGGCCAGTTTCGCCGATCAAGCTACCCGCCGCTGACCCTTCCAGCGAAAGTATCAGCCGAGCTGCTGGCCCAATTGCCGCCGGCTACCGTGGCCGCAGTTCGGACTGCGGAGCAGCTCTATGAATTGATTCCTGCCGATAGCCGCGAGAGCGTAGCCAATTCAGTGCAGTTCCGTTCAGCGCAACTCGCTGGTGCCAGCGGCGTCACTAATGGTCGGGCTCTAGCCAGGATGTATGCCGCAGTGATTGGCGAAGTTGACGGTATTCGCTTGCTGTCAGCAGAGACTGTGGAAGCGGCGCGAACCTATGCGACCGACGACATTGATAAGGCTCCGCTGCCAGATGGCACCGTTCAGTCCAAGCCGCGCTGGGGCATTGGCTTCCACCTGGACGACGTCGCAAGCCCGATGCTGGGACCCGGCTCATTCGGCCATGCCGGCATGGGTGGGCGGCTGGGCTTTGCGCATCCGGAAAGCGGTATTGGCTTCGGTTACGTTAGCCAGCGCATGGTGCTCAATCCTTCGCCGCTACCAGTGCTCGAAGAGCGGATGCGCCGACTTACCGAGGCGCTTCGAGAAGTCATCTAA
- a CDS encoding TetR/AcrR family transcriptional regulator, with amino-acid sequence MTADPRQRRAARNAQASAASPRPKTSKEPITVERITAAALELISTKGYEAMTMRSVASALNTGPASLYAHVVNKADIDELIIGHLCTELRLPEPNVETWRAQITNVCQQLRDQYLRYPGVSRAAMSMVVTNLDVLRVNEGMLAILVAGGIDPQRAAWAIDALFLYVTAYTLEIALTTQRSGQTDPDDNWAPSREEADEVQRRFSALPADQFPQTRRYAVELTSGAGRQRFDFTLGLMLDHL; translated from the coding sequence ATGACAGCAGATCCAAGGCAACGCCGGGCGGCGAGAAACGCTCAAGCGTCCGCAGCTTCACCAAGGCCAAAGACCAGCAAAGAGCCCATTACCGTCGAACGGATCACCGCCGCGGCGCTTGAGTTAATCAGCACCAAGGGTTACGAAGCGATGACCATGCGTAGCGTTGCGAGCGCACTAAATACCGGGCCGGCCTCGCTCTACGCGCACGTGGTGAATAAGGCGGATATCGATGAATTGATCATTGGGCATCTCTGCACCGAGCTGAGGCTGCCGGAGCCGAATGTCGAGACGTGGCGAGCGCAAATTACCAACGTTTGCCAGCAGCTCCGCGATCAGTATTTGAGGTATCCCGGCGTCTCGCGCGCTGCCATGTCTATGGTGGTGACCAATCTCGACGTCTTGCGGGTCAATGAAGGCATGCTCGCGATCCTCGTCGCTGGCGGAATCGATCCCCAAAGAGCGGCTTGGGCGATTGATGCACTTTTCCTCTACGTCACGGCGTACACCCTGGAAATCGCACTGACCACGCAACGCAGCGGCCAAACGGATCCGGACGACAACTGGGCACCAAGCCGCGAAGAAGCAGATGAGGTCCAACGTCGCTTCAGCGCACTCCCCGCTGACCAGTTCCCGCAAACCCGACGCTACGCCGTCGAACTAACCTCCGGAGCAGGCCGCCAAAGGTTCGACTTCACCCTGGGATTGATGCTGGACCACCTCTAA
- a CDS encoding bifunctional 4-hydroxy-2-oxoglutarate aldolase/2-dehydro-3-deoxy-phosphogluconate aldolase, with product MSVENFLEVLAQDRTVAVVRAAAVPDPAALCQALVNGGIRSVELTFTIPGVLDLIKEAVNTAAQHGATVGVGTVLTGEQARAAIDAGAQFLVTPGLRRDVARVASNAGIPFALGVLTPSEVAEALDLGSTAIKIFPARQWGPGYLKDLLGPFPGIKLLPSGGIDASNAADYLRAGALAVGCGTSVVPPSAIEAGDWAHIGSLAQNFVASLGAR from the coding sequence ATGTCCGTAGAAAACTTCCTAGAAGTTTTGGCCCAGGACCGCACCGTTGCGGTGGTCCGGGCCGCTGCCGTGCCCGATCCAGCGGCATTATGCCAGGCTCTGGTCAACGGCGGTATCCGCAGCGTTGAGCTGACTTTCACCATTCCCGGTGTGTTGGATTTGATCAAGGAAGCAGTGAACACCGCGGCTCAGCACGGTGCAACAGTTGGTGTTGGCACGGTACTTACTGGTGAGCAGGCCCGAGCCGCTATCGATGCCGGAGCACAATTTTTGGTCACCCCTGGCCTACGCCGGGACGTTGCCCGCGTCGCCAGCAACGCCGGGATTCCGTTTGCCTTAGGAGTCCTGACCCCTAGCGAAGTAGCTGAGGCCTTGGACTTAGGTTCAACGGCGATCAAGATCTTCCCTGCCCGGCAATGGGGCCCCGGGTACCTCAAAGACCTGCTAGGACCCTTCCCCGGCATCAAGCTGCTGCCCTCTGGTGGCATCGACGCGAGCAATGCGGCCGACTATTTGCGGGCAGGTGCACTCGCGGTGGGCTGTGGCACCTCGGTCGTGCCGCCATCGGCTATTGAAGCTGGAGACTGGGCCCACATCGGCAGCCTTGCGCAGAACTTCGTCGCCAGCTTGGGAGCACGGTAG
- a CDS encoding DUF11 domain-containing protein — MTLKKPSRPNRCRDSHKSGKKPVTVQVAGPVLALQDRSYTVSETASGTTNLANYVSTYQCVNVNNNNAVVASGSGTTATFTYLVPASADGANVKCTFTNTAKPQSFTVAKTSDKADAKPGDKVNYTLTLKNTGAVDYTTGNPARISDNLSKVIDDATYNNDAVATAGPAPSYSAPTLSWAGPLAVDASMTIKYSATVKADGQRGDNLLTNVVTGGSNCVPGSTDATCTTTTAVPQVERIRSRLIRLLARRLKLVRN; from the coding sequence ATTACGCTAAAGAAACCATCCCGGCCCAACCGGTGCAGGGACTCGCATAAAAGCGGCAAGAAACCGGTAACGGTTCAGGTTGCCGGACCGGTTCTTGCTTTGCAGGACCGTTCCTACACGGTTTCCGAAACTGCATCTGGCACAACAAACCTCGCAAACTATGTGAGTACGTATCAATGTGTCAACGTCAATAACAACAATGCAGTGGTCGCCAGCGGCTCAGGCACTACCGCAACTTTCACTTACCTGGTCCCGGCTAGCGCTGATGGCGCCAATGTGAAATGTACGTTTACCAACACGGCAAAACCTCAGTCCTTTACGGTTGCTAAAACGTCGGACAAAGCCGATGCCAAACCAGGCGACAAGGTCAATTACACGCTGACCTTGAAGAACACCGGTGCGGTTGATTACACCACGGGAAATCCTGCTCGGATCTCGGACAACCTCAGCAAAGTCATTGACGACGCCACTTACAACAACGACGCAGTCGCTACTGCTGGACCGGCGCCGAGCTACTCGGCCCCGACTCTGAGCTGGGCTGGGCCGCTGGCGGTAGATGCGTCTATGACCATCAAGTACAGTGCGACGGTCAAAGCGGATGGTCAGCGCGGAGATAACCTCCTGACTAACGTTGTCACCGGCGGAAGTAACTGCGTGCCAGGCTCAACCGACGCTACTTGCACCACGACAACCGCGGTTCCTCAGGTAGAGAGGATAAGAAGTCGGTTGATCCGGCTTCTGGCACGACGGTTAAAGCTGGTCAGGAACTGA
- a CDS encoding isopeptide-forming domain-containing fimbrial protein, which yields MVKPDSQPGDNVLGNFLVNPGETPPTTCEPGNPDCTTNPVPQLEDSKSMDPKSGSTVVAGQELTYTLTFTNKGAAAGDVDRVDDLSKVLDDATITSTPTSSDAALVVSDGTDGKITIKGSLEAGKTVTVSYKVMVKPDGQRGDNVLGNFLVNPGETPPTTCEPGNPDCTTNPVPQLEDSKSVDPKSGTTVKAGQELTYTLTFENKGAGAGEINRVDNLTGVLDDATISAKPSSSDGALTVTDGSNGKIDITGTLDAGKTVTVTYKVTVKPDGQRGDNLLGHFLLNPGETPPTTCVPGSDKCTNNPVTPTPVVPTDPSLPDTGVQGLLPILYGAGGVFLLGLFLLLGLGLRRRRSES from the coding sequence ATGGTGAAGCCTGATAGTCAGCCTGGCGATAACGTGTTGGGTAACTTTCTGGTCAACCCGGGCGAGACTCCGCCGACGACTTGTGAGCCGGGTAATCCGGATTGCACGACTAACCCAGTGCCTCAGCTTGAAGATTCAAAGAGTATGGATCCCAAGTCCGGCAGCACCGTGGTCGCTGGTCAGGAGCTGACCTACACCTTGACGTTCACCAATAAGGGTGCTGCTGCTGGTGATGTTGACCGTGTTGATGACCTTTCTAAGGTTCTTGATGACGCGACGATTACTTCGACGCCGACGTCGTCGGATGCTGCCCTAGTAGTTTCTGACGGCACTGATGGCAAGATCACCATCAAGGGCTCGCTTGAAGCAGGCAAAACTGTCACGGTCAGCTACAAGGTGATGGTGAAGCCTGATGGTCAGCGTGGCGATAACGTGTTGGGTAACTTCCTGGTCAACCCGGGCGAGACTCCGCCGACGACTTGTGAGCCGGGCAATCCGGATTGCACGACTAACCCGGTGCCTCAGCTTGAAGATTCAAAGAGTGTGGATCCCAAGTCAGGTACGACGGTCAAGGCTGGTCAGGAGCTGACCTACACGCTGACTTTCGAGAACAAGGGTGCTGGCGCGGGAGAGATCAATCGCGTTGACAACCTGACCGGAGTTTTGGACGACGCAACGATCAGTGCAAAGCCCTCATCTTCGGATGGCGCGCTGACTGTCACTGATGGCAGCAACGGCAAGATTGACATCACGGGAACTCTCGATGCAGGCAAGACGGTGACTGTTACCTACAAGGTGACGGTGAAGCCGGATGGTCAGCGTGGCGATAACCTGTTGGGTCACTTCTTGCTGAACCCGGGTGAGACGCCGCCAACGACGTGCGTTCCTGGAAGCGATAAGTGCACTAACAACCCAGTCACGCCAACTCCGGTCGTACCAACGGATCCTAGCCTGCCGGACACCGGCGTTCAGGGCCTGTTGCCGATTCTGTACGGGGCTGGTGGAGTGTTCCTGCTCGGCCTGTTCTTGTTGCTGGGTCTTGGACTGCGCCGTCGTCGTAGTGAGTCGTAA